The genomic stretch TTTATaggttccctccctccctaaactgccttgtatttgttttgtatttgctgCATACATACTTTCTTCCTGAGAGCAGGGAGGGTtccatgtttgtttttatatttttggtaCCAGCACAAAGTAGACACTTGCCAtttaagacttttaggacaccctATGTATATACCCAGCCTTCACTATTATTGTACTATTGAGAAGTAATATAGTGTAGTAGATATAGAGCCAGCCATGGTATCAGGctgacctaggttcaagtcctgtctctaatACAAAATAACTGTATGAACCTgctcaaatcacttaacttcctacACAACTCTAAGAGtataaattgggggaggggggcaactaggtggtgcagtggataaagcattggccctggattcaggaggacctgaatgcaaatctggcctcaaacacttgacactagctgtgtaatcctggtcaagtcacttaaccctcattgcccctcaataaaaacagccaaaaaaaaaaagagtataaattgGGGCAGTTCATGACCTGCTTTGGTAGATGGAATTTCCTTTTTAGGGATTTCCTAAAtttatgaaatcataggtccagactgCTTCCCCcacttcaaacaaaacaaaactcaataaCATTATAATACTGCATAGTAATGAATCGCATATTAAAATGCCAGTTTTAGGCTAGTGAGAAAAACAACTTGATTGTTAAGAAGAAATTATTATTCTCTGGAGGAATATTAGTCATAAAAGTGAGTATTCTACTCCTTATCATTAACTTGGTCTTTTAGGGATCTTTAGGAATCTATTAACTTGCTATGATTTTAACagtttttttgtatttgtgatttccttggtgtagGGAACATCCAGGTGACAAAAATCCCCCTTCCAATGCAAATTTGCACTTGCTTTGCAATTTATAAGGCTTAGAGTTGCTAGGTGCACAGGAGGTTAAACGATTTGCCTGTTCACCTACTATGGGTCAGAGATGGAACTTCAGTCTAGGCCTTTTTGACTCTGAGACTagctctttccattgtgtcatGCTGTTCTTTTAACATCATCTACTGTGATAGAATAACTTAAAGCAGTTTTGAAATCTAACTGTCAAACATATGtgtaaagtatatattaaaattttcttgtaacAATATTCCTTGTAAAggagggttcttaacctttttttatgtcatgggCTCTTTGGCAGTCTTGAaaacctatggacctcttctcagaacagTATTTGTCACCTAACATTCATCATTAAAAGAAAAGCTACATTTCAGTTAGTGAAGATAAATATGTCATTTTTTCCCACacacaagttcacagacccactGAAATCTGTTTATTGATAGACCCATGGTTGAGAATTCCTTCTTTAGAGTAAAATACAATATGTGAAAGGTCTATATTGGAGCCTATTCCAGTAAATTGGTTTCTGGAGTGTCAAATGGACCCTCTTCATGGATGCCAAGAAGAGTGAGTGAGGCTCCAGTGTAATTTATTTCATAACACCTAACGAATGTTGGTTTTCTTCATGAGCTTTTAAAGTGGTGGCCTACTAGGAAGTAATGCTGTGCTTTTCCTGCTTGTACCCAATGCTTAGTTGAAATCATGACATATGCAGCATGGAAACTGAGTGCCTTTCCTGAAAATCAAGTGATAGGAATTGGATGCAATCTGGATTCAAAGAGATTCCAATATATTCTTACAAATATTTTGAAAGCACAGAACTCAGGAAAGGAAGTATGGATCATTGGTGAACAAGGGGAAGACAAAGGTAAAGtagtccagatttttttttttttaatttggaacaTGTCATCACAAGTGATCTTTGGGGTTCCATTATGTTGTACCCAGGAGCATAGAAGTTCTACGATTTCATAGCTTGTGGCCAGTAGATTTACtactagaaacaaaataggagTTTCTAGTGAAATTGTTctcttttatatatacttattttcatGTAGGTTCAAGGATAAGTGTATGGGACAGTTTCCTCAGTTTACCTAAATTATTCAAGGAGACAACTGAGTCAAGCAGAGACAAATTTATTtcgttctcatgagaatgggcaacaCCATGCAAGGAATGAGGAGCATGCTGATGAGCtcaggagttgggtttttatagaaGTTTGAGGGGGCACTGCCCTCGTGTACCAGgtgggctcacaatctaacatccaatcttATCCCACCCTGGTACTCGTGTTGAGCTCATGATGAGGGTATAGAGGCATGCTCAGCTAGGTCCGAGAGCTGGgggaatgggagggggaaagggtgcaAGTGGTTGTGAAACCACTCCACCGGTGTaaggtggggaaagggggaaaaggggggggtggTACCAGGAGATAGGgggcttaggaatgcaagaagggaggggtggtaccAGTATGGGGCTGCACTAACAGGAGACAGCAAGAAAGAGGGGGTTAGGGTACACTATGTTCACTAAGGCAAAATATGTGTTTCTCAGGGAGAATGCTACAACACCCTGCTTGGCCACAAAACAAAAGGGGGGTGGTGCTTCATCAACAGGATGGAGTAAGGACAGAGTGGCCTAGCAATAACAAGGATTGGGGGCTGGGTGCTTTCTAGACCCCAGCCTCAGAGTCTGAGCTGACTCGAGTCCACTATATTCCATTCAGTAAGTAAGACCAAGAAATTTTATTAGATATTGATATATAAGGTAACTATTTTCTTGTGAAGCACAGTGCCTAAGGCTTACCTTGATGCCAGCTTTCCATTCCTATAGTTAACTTAAATACATGAAACTCATAGCCTCTCTCACTGCTCTTCCCTGTGTAGGAACTTCTTACCTTCAGtcatcttcttttcccttctattcTCTCCTGGGATGGTTTCAGTGTCATTCTTCCTCTTGATACTCTCCTAAACTaccatcttcctcctcccccaggcaTTCAGTCCAGAGTGATTTGATGAAAAGTGTTATGTGTTAGCACTAATCAAGGCCTTATCTGACATAAGTTAATATTCACGCAGCATGTATTTATTGAGTATCTTCTGTGTGCATAGAAAGTCTAAGGAATCATGCATTTATACTGCTGCCAAtcatatttatcaaaatatagagacattttaaaatcaagttttaTTATGTGCTTAAAGCACAAATTCAGGGTTCTAAATGGCCACTAGACAATAGGCAAAGTTCTCCTAAGGCTTATATAGTTACCAGTtacaacagaaaaaagaaagaaaaaaatatagctgccaaaagggaaagggaaaaggaaaaatatacattttaaagataTAGAAATTATAATAAACTAATTGAGAAGGAGGTTTACACATCAAAAGATACTTAAAGAGAACAATTACCTCAGTTCAATTTGTAAATTGATCAATAAACACACAGAGGAGTTGCCTGAGCTTTATAACTACAAAATGACTGTCATAAAACTAAGCCAGAAAGTCTTTTAACCCTGACCAGTTTCTTACCTAGGTTAAAATAAAGTTAGCTGAAAGTCTCAGCTAAATTATATCATAAGGAAAGCCTTAGCTTGGCTACACGATTTTTTCTTACAAATAAAGTGTCCATCCTGGAGCCAAATAGAAAGGAAATGTAAAACTCTTAACAACATTAGTGCTAGGGAATATCTCCACCTAGAGGTCTTAAGATCTTTCTGGAGAATAATTCCTTCCACCTAGTTAGTTccctttgtggggcagctaggttgttgtttgtccttcattcttaaagaggaccatgacatcaggaaagtgatgtcaagacttgcaagtgaattggattcaagtgaggcagggctcttccagagtcatctcagtcgagtggcaagatatagatcaggacaactggaaatggccccagatgggggcagctagatggagtagtGATAGGGTGCTAGGTCTGGGGTcagaaagatttatcttccttagttcaactctagcctcaaacagttagtagcagtgtgaccctgggcaagtcacttcaccccatttgtctcatctgtaaaatgagctgaaggaaatggcaagccactcctgtatctttgccaaaaaaaaacaaacaaacctcaaatagggtcacatagaattggacatgacttaaaactGACTGAAAAGTTCCCTTTGACTGAAGGTCATTAAATCGAGAggcaaagatagaaaaaaaatttaattagcaTCAGCTGATGGGTACTTGTCAGGTGGCTAGCAAGTCTGCAGAAAAGTGAGGCTGCTCAACCACTTACCTTATTTTGAGAGATTGAATGAATTAAATAGGTACAGGATATTAGGTGATTTGGGGGAAAGACTGTCTTAATTTTGGTGTCCCCCAAGATCTTCTCTGtaattaatctcatcagaatgtCTAGGTAGGACAGGATCTTTTAAGAGAGTGGAGACCTCCCAACTCAACCCTGCAGACTCCATTTCTTTGACCTCTAAGGCTTCTGCAGCAAtagtgtcagactcaaatagaaacagctACATTTTCACTTAGCCAtcaattaacattatctgtgtccttttgtatatcttttattaacatttcccagtttcattttaatctggttggggcaGGAGTTTTACTGGAGACCTATAAGTTTGACATCTCTGTTCTGTAGGACTTAACACAATGCTATTATGCAAATGGGAAGTGCTcagtttattttaaagttatttaaattttatttaaatccattatttaaaatgttttttgatcAACTCACATCTAAGTGTGGGAAAAGTTTCAGAAAAGCTCTGCTGATTCTGACTATATTTCCCCAGTATACACAATTGCTCTTAGTTTTGTCTTTGTTCATGTTAACATTATATTGAGAGTGTCAATCTATGAAATACCCTTGAAAAACATATCATTTAATCAGTTAATCAGGTATTTATAAGTACTCACTATTTCCCAGGCGCTtttctaagcactgggaatataaaaacaaagaatgaaaagattcCTGCTCATGTTGAAGAAATGAGttatgttctaatgggagaaacaagtacagatttttaattttatatatatatatataaagttaatAGAAATATATAGTGAGTTAATGAATATTAGCTTATTCTATCATATtttaaatggagaaagaaagattaGTTTTGTTTAGGTATGCTGGTTTCCATATAGATTTAGGtgggaaaaaaatcaggaaaatttaTTATCCCTTTCAGATCATTATATTGGAAAAAGAACACAGGGCATTGAGTCAGAAACCTATGTTTGagtcactagctgggtgactatggggaagtcccttaatttctatgaacttcatttttttaattcataaaattagtatagaatctcagaatcccagaggccatctagtctaactggTACCTAAACAAAATCCCTACTGCAGCCAGCTGACAAGTAGCACATCCAGCCTTTGCATATAAACCTTCATTGGAAAAGTCTCTAAAAGGCAGTAGTGGACCGTAATGTTAACAATGTCAGCCAAAATACTGATGGAATAATTAGAATAAAACACTGGTAGAATAATAGAATCTGAGTTGTAATCTGATCCTTATATGCTTATAATGGTCGTCATCTCAAAAGATTGACTTCTAGGATTGTATGAGCTGCTTATATCCAGTTGAAAACTGGTTATGCACTCCCTCTGCTGGTGACAGTCTTAGACAGTTAGACTTAAGAGGTCCCAGCTTTTATGTTTAGCTGATGTTTTTATCTCTTCATGTAATGAAACtaggtggccccagatgttttttcaGGGATCTGAAAAAAGACCAGGGATATAAAACTTggaaagaatgggaaggatgTCTTTTTACCTGGAACCCGAATAAAAAACTAGGAAAGTGTCATTCAGTCAGTTAATCTGGTATCTACTATTTCAAATAAATGTGATAGtatcaagaagagaaaaaaaagacatttgtacTAAGTTCAGTATAGGTACTTCTTTAGCACAAAGGATCTCTTATTTCTTCTTaatccatatatttatttaattcccAGTACCTATATGGGTTAGTCAGGAAGAAGCAGTGGCTCCCAGCTTCCAGGCGCAGCTGTCCAACAGGTAACAACATGAATTTTAAATAAACTTCATTTTGTGTCAGAAACATAGCAGCCCCCTGGTTTCTGTTAGGTAGTCTAATCTCTTTCAATAATCCAGCCAACCCgttttttatgaaaatgaatgtatcTTAAggcattttcataattttatttgtatggACTCCAGTTGTGTCCGTGTTACATGCTAAAATTAAGAACCCATTTCAGTGTAGATTTACATTTAGGGCTAGGGActagatctctgatttcattggtctagggcACTGGAAGGAGGGAGCAGCTTTTTTCTCCAGGGCAGGTTGTGCTGAGTACATATCTTGGTCAAGGTCACAAACCCactatgtttcagaggcaggacttgaatagccaggtcttctggcttcaaggccagttctctctttctctctctttttttttttgttcagtcatttttttttttaattaataaagtattggggtgactaggtggcgcagtggataaagcaccggccctggattcaggaggacctgagttcaaatccggcctcagacacttgacactcacttgacacttactagctgtgtgacccttggcaagtcacttaacccccattgccctgcaaaaaaaaaaaaaattaataaagtattttttcccattatatgtaaagatagttctcaacttttgtttatacaagctttccaatttcagatttttctccctccctcccctccctcccccctcccctagacagcacataatctgatataggatttatatatatatatatatatatatatatatatatatatatatatatatatacacacacatatatacatatatatgtgtgtgtgtatatatatatatatacacatataagaacattaaacatatttctgcattagtcatgttataagagaaaaatcagagcaatgacgaaaaacctcaaaatagaaaaacagcagcaccaaaaacaaaagaaatagtatggttcattcagcatctactccatagttcttttttttttcctggatttggagatcctcttctatcatgagttccctggaactcttctgtaccattgcataaGGCCAGTTCTCTTAATATAAGAGGCCATGTTGCTGCTCAGATTTGCATTtatccaaattttaaaatgtcgGCTTCACAATCTGTACCTGTAGTAATGACTTAAATACTTGTTTGGCCATTGCAAGTAAAATTAGCATGGGCACATCTACAATGCGTAAGTATAACAAATTTTACAATTCTTTTATGTCTTTGATACAAATTTTGTTTGAATGTGCAGGTAATATTTAAGGGACATTGGAGTGAAATAAGCAGGGGTTTTATAATCTACAAACAATTTATCTTTTTCATGGATTTCTAAATGGCTATAAGTATTAAGCTCTTCCTTAAGGAATTTTTTTACGGTGTGAGAGAGAGTAATTTTCCTATCTTCTCAGGCTGGTGCTCTCTAATTGCCTTCACCCTAGTGATGTTAGCCCTTGTTAATAGCCCaggttttcaattcttttttttttttggcggggcattgggggttaagtgacttgcccagggtcacacagctagtgtcaagtgtctgaggccagatttgaactcaggtcctcctgaatccagggccggtgctttatccactgcgccacctagccgcctccagGCGGTCTTCAATTCTACAGGCTCTAAAACTCAGTTTTATCAGTCTAGCCAGGGCAGATTAGATTTTCATCACAGGAAACAAAGTCATTGGAGGttgacttcctttttttccccttggttgcttttctttttttaattaatttttttttatttatgaaataaaagaagcatttccataacataataaaaatgatattgcacatgaaactgcaaatatgttatgtacaacttattattccttttaaatatatgataaaattattatgtgaatttctttctcccccttttttcttcccttctcccccccaacctccaccccagagatggctaccattaaacacaaataggtACATGTGtgcaaaattattctatatatacttctatttatcagctctttctctagatgcagatagcatcAAGTTGTGGTAGAGTGTAGGGAATTTATGCCTCCTCTATTATAGCAAATAACTTTCTTCTTCTGCCAGATGGCCTCTCTATCCCTTGGACAATGCTGGGTAAATAAGAACACATTTTTTGTCTTTGGCTTGCCTTTTTAAAATGCCACACAAGTCACTATCCTATTATAACAATATCACCCTGGGATAGATCACAGTGCaatttagtttatttttgtttctttacatTTTAGATTAGCCTCTCCTGTGGGAGGTTTTTATGTCCCtagtttgagcctcagtttcctttgcccTCACTGCAGCTGTCATAGGAAGATTAATATAGTCTCCCTTGCTGTGTTCTATTCCATTTGAAATGACAGCctagatctttattttttttaattctatcatCAAATATTTTTAGAATCTAATATAAGGACCACCTGTAATGAACTTATAGGAGAATCTGAACAAGAGCTTCACAGGATGGACAGAGATAGATGGGCAACAATCTGCCTTATTGGAGGAAACATCCAGATTGATGAGATCACACACCCAATAGAATGTCTAAGTGACAATCGGGAAATTTTTAGTCCAGTTATAACCAAAGAAAGCAATGTTTCTACATAATGATTTATTTTCAGATTAAtgtatattgttttaatttttaaaaggaataaaaatacctATTGATGAAGATAACTTTTAGCTTGTAGGCAACTGCCTTTAAAGAAAACCTTAAATTATCATCAGATTTTAGGTAATTTGCTAAGTAGTTCCTAAAGAAATCATGTTCATGTGCCATAAAATTTCTTATACTATATATGGTATGTAGAGCTAATTAAGAATAGTTTAAATGTatctttttctgactttttttttcttttctgatttagAGCTATGgaaatattaaaagtaaaagGTCAAAGATCCTGGTCTGTTGGTCTGTCTGTTTCTGACCTAGTTGATAGTATCATAAACAATAAGAGTAAagttcattctgtatcagttttaGCAAAGGTAAACTTTATTCTCTTTGTATCAttatgtttttacttttgttagtGTAATTTGATGTTTTTATCTGCATAAATATCTCCATTGTCATAGGATAAAATAACTATCTGGGGAGTTTGTGTTTTTAGtccatttcttttatgtgaggcaTCTGAAaattacagatttttttaaaaattagactgTTTTATTAACATTGTTCTCTGCTGTATCTGCATGTAAGACTAAGCCATAGTTTAGTttgtcgccccccccccccccagtattaaTATGAATCTTGGAAAGGTGGCTAATGTGTTAGGTGATAAGACTCTAAAAAGATTTCTACAGGCTGGAATCATGGTAAATTTTAACAAGAGGAAATAACTCAAGAGATAATTGCAAAGTCCTATATTTAGGGTTTTTAAATTACATAAGTACGCTATGGGGAAATGTGCTTTAAAAGCACATTATATGAAAGACTGACGAATTTTAGTTGATGTCATGTGGCAGCCAAAAAGCTGATGAAATTCTTAGCTTATAGTAATAGATTTTTAATGTCCAGAACAAGGAAGGTGATATCCCTTCTTTATTCTCTCCTAGTCAGATTACCTTTAGAATAGTTTAGTTCTGGGtgctttattttagaaatgacatAAGAAAATTTTATGATGTCCTTGGAAGTATGACTAGAATGGTGAAAGGGACTCAAAATTATGTCATAGGAGGAATGGTTGGGAAAAGTAGGAATATATTTAACCTGGGAAAGAGAAGACTTGAAAGGGACAGCACATGATAACCAACTTCACGTATCTAAAGGGTTTTCAAGTGAAAAGGAATAATTTAGATATATTTTGCACGGCACCAGAAAGAAGAGTTAGGACTGGTGGGTGGCATGGTGTAGTGCTGGATGTGGAATCAGGAATAACTGGTTTCATTTCCTACTCTTGACATGTCCAGGCTGTGTGACCACAGCCACATCACTTATTCTTtctaagcctcactttccttaactCTCAAGAGAAGGAGTTGGACTCTTGTGCCCTCTagctcctttccaactctaaatctatgcttttcTAATTACAGCATGGCAAATTCAATATATAGAGAATAACTTCCTAATATCAAAGCTGTCcaaaaaattaaatggattttttttggtaTGATAGTATGTAGATTCTCTTTCTTTAGAGGTATTAGAGTAGAAACTGGATGATCCTTTATTGGAAGTGTCACAGAGCGGATTCATCCATCAGGCAGGGATTGGAATTCAATGACTCctaatgtccctcccagctccaatcTGTGAATCAGAAACAATGAATGTTGAGGCTTATATGCTTTTGGGTGACATTAGTAATTTTTTACTTGCCTCTGATAATGAGATCTTAggttcaaaaaataaatgaaaaaagataaagaaggaaaattaatcttcttcaataacttttaaaagaacaaaattttaGCTTCTTTTCTTTGTCAGTGATATATATCTCCTATATATAATCTTTACCTCTTCATTTCAGGGGCATTATAACATAAAGAATGAAGTATTTTTAAGCTTGCCTTGCATCCTTGGACACAAAGGCGTGTGTGAAGTTATCAAAGCCACAGCAAAGGAAGATCTGGTGACTGAGAAACTCCAGAGGAGTGCATCCTCAATTCATAGTCTCCAAAACCAACTGAAACTTTAAAAGAGAATTTTTAGTTTTGTGATTTGGGGCACATAAAACTACAGTTTTATAAAAGAGGTGGCAAAGAGGTGGTTTTGAGTTTCTTTCTATTCATATGACTACCCAGTCCTTACAGTGCTTTCctaaatgtttataaagtgcatGCCATCAtagtaggggttttttttttgactagtgCTGCCATTTGAGTAATTAAAGAgccaagttaaaaagaaaaattatatcctGGTGCTCATTGTTACTCCAGTGAAATCTGTGCTGTACTTTAATCTGGGGGACAATGCAAAATATTTGGACGCTTTGCTTACtttgtgtttcatttttaaatatgtatCATAACACATACAAAATTAacatgggaaatatttttaagttatttttaaatttaatagtaAATTTAATCATCTACATATATCATTTTTTCAAAGATCCTGTATAAATATACAATTATTAGGTTTTCACTAAATTTCTACAGTTGATTCAAGGATTATGCAACTTTTACTGGTCTGTTTTGCTAATTATTAAACATGGTTTTAGTAAAATACTTCAagtcaaacatttaataagcagtgtctgctatgtgcagagcacttcatattctttctttaattgaattaactatcaaaaatggaaagatatttGGCATACACTTTAGAATAATGAAATGAATTGACCAAAATGGCTCCTTCCCTCCGGACCTAAGGCAATTTGACTTAACGTTTATAGGAATGAATGAGCAAAATGTCACTCTGCGTTAGACCTTTATTGTTGTTGCAGGTTAActcttgaaaaaatattaatattgtaCTCTGTTTTAGGTCtgccagaaataattttatttaatattaatttaatatatcCAAGCATTTTTACTTTAGAAAATCCAGTTTGGGGTTAGCATTCTACTTCAACAGATAGAATAGTCATTTAATAAGTACTCAATTCTTTCCTTCACTAGGCTAATGTGAAGTTGGGAATAttagtattttaaataaaattgtttcagGGACTTGCACCAGCTATTTGGTTGACAATATGCTGCTGACAATATGTAAACTCCTCAGGGGCaggaattgtttaatttttgtccttgtttctctagcacctagcatagtccctgcacatagtaggaacctGAGAAATGCCTGTTTAATTGAAGTAAGTGccatacaaatgaaaaaaatattaaatatgacaAAGTTAATGCTTAGAGAACAATTACCTGAAGGATTGAAGGAATTCCTTTCCCTGGATCAATATGGTaatcattttttatttagaaagATGGCACTTCCTCTTAGGTGAATTGCAGGGCAATTGTTTCAGGAATGGAGAAGGCAACAAATAGAATCAGTTTTAAGCAGACAAGAAGTTCACTgttcagtcagttaacaagcaatCATTAAGTGCCAAATATGGGCTAGGTACTAGGTACCAGAAATGGAGAAAACAGCCTCAGCTcacaaggagttcacagtctaatgaatgAAACTATGCAAATAACCAAGTTCAAACTAGATAaagacaggataaattagagataatctcagagagaaagcactagcattaagggaatgaggaaaggcttcttctAGAAGGGGAGATTATAGCTGGGACATGAAGGGAGAGCAGGAAATGtgagataaggagaaagagaattccaaGTGTGGAATTCAGCCaataaaaatgcccagagtttggagatggagtgtcttgttcaaggaactaCAAGAATCACTGGATCACAAAAGTATATGAAAGACAGTAagctgtaagaagactgaaagagCCAGGTCatgaaaagctt from Dromiciops gliroides isolate mDroGli1 chromosome 6, mDroGli1.pri, whole genome shotgun sequence encodes the following:
- the UEVLD gene encoding ubiquitin-conjugating enzyme E2 variant 3 isoform X4: MIIKFQEELPLYSLSSTDEAQQVELLAYISKITQGTSDIQSKNQENKSVNKVTVVGSGELGVACVLAILAKGIADKVVLIESSEGIKGGTMDMDIFELQNVEISKDLSASWNSKVVIFTINSLGNSQTYLDVIQSNVNMFRELVPALGHYSPQSVMLVASQPVEIMTYAAWKLSAFPENQVIGIGCNLDSKRFQYILTNILKAQNSGKEVWIIGEQGEDKVPIWVSQEEAVAPSFQAQLSNRAMEILKVKGQRSWSVGLSVSDLVDSIINNKSKVHSVSVLAKGHYNIKNEVFLSLPCILGHKGVCEVIKATAKEDLVTEKLQRSASSIHSLQNQLKL